Proteins from a single region of Tumebacillus amylolyticus:
- a CDS encoding type I restriction endonuclease: MDFRLELQKLSSQVTERKGFITNEEMTKQSLIIPFLQRLGYDVFNPLEVRPEYVSDFGAKKGEKVDYAIFKNGIPIIFIEAKAVTEKLDKHSAQLSRYFNATPEVKIAILTNGVEYKFFTDLNQDNIMDDQPFFSFHMENMSSVDMESIESFTREQFDAEGLVKYAEELVYMSNLNSNLKELFRNPSDEFLRFLIKDFSNSRITSNVLERFRPIVKKAISNTLLEIISEGLSPRDVVAATAEDAVAPESSQAEAGARGAIITTEDELKSYEIVKEALTTAGRDVSALHYKDTTGYFTIYNRVITKWMLRINLDGSNKYVVTRLSVEDCAKLAQLYEVEAAPKSLGESRIRIQSVDDLLLLEELLVVCFDGVK; this comes from the coding sequence GTGGATTTCCGTTTGGAATTGCAAAAGTTGAGTTCACAAGTAACGGAACGTAAGGGATTTATCACGAATGAGGAAATGACCAAACAATCGCTGATCATCCCGTTTTTACAGCGTTTGGGGTACGATGTGTTCAATCCTTTGGAAGTTCGTCCTGAGTATGTATCTGATTTCGGGGCGAAAAAGGGAGAGAAAGTTGATTACGCCATTTTCAAAAACGGCATTCCGATTATTTTCATTGAAGCGAAAGCCGTCACGGAAAAGTTGGACAAGCACAGCGCTCAACTTTCTCGATATTTCAACGCAACGCCGGAGGTCAAGATTGCAATCCTGACCAATGGAGTAGAATACAAGTTTTTTACCGATCTCAATCAAGACAATATTATGGACGATCAGCCGTTTTTCTCTTTTCATATGGAAAATATGTCAAGTGTGGACATGGAATCGATCGAGAGTTTTACACGGGAGCAATTTGATGCTGAGGGTCTGGTCAAGTACGCAGAAGAACTTGTGTATATGTCGAACTTAAACTCCAATCTCAAAGAACTCTTCCGAAATCCGTCCGACGAATTCCTGCGCTTTTTGATCAAGGATTTCAGTAACTCTCGTATTACTTCAAATGTCTTGGAACGTTTCCGCCCGATTGTGAAAAAAGCAATCAGCAATACACTGTTGGAAATCATTAGTGAAGGTCTCTCACCTCGTGATGTCGTGGCAGCAACGGCAGAGGATGCTGTTGCTCCTGAATCTTCACAGGCAGAAGCAGGGGCACGAGGTGCAATCATCACGACCGAAGATGAACTCAAAAGCTATGAGATTGTCAAAGAGGCTTTGACTACCGCGGGTCGCGATGTGTCTGCCTTACACTACAAAGATACGACCGGGTATTTCACGATCTATAACCGCGTCATCACCAAATGGATGTTGCGGATCAATTTGGATGGATCGAACAAATATGTTGTCACGAGGCTTTCCGTAGAAGACTGTGCGAAACTTGCCCAGCTCTATGAAGTAGAGGCTGCTCCGAAGTCTCTGGGGGAAAGCCGGATTCGAATTCAATCGGTCGATGATCTTCTGTTGTTAGAAGAGCTTCTCGTCGTTTGTTTTGACGGCGTGAAGTAG
- a CDS encoding MBL fold metallo-hydrolase: protein MQQEQPQSLETSSGMLGENLVPDILSLTLQIVNVQFIGTPGESSDWVLIDAGMPGSMERIVEVAEQRFGSNRPPKAIILTHGHFDHVGAFPELLEKWDVPVYAHPLEIPYLTGREEYPPPDPTVGGGLLAGMSFLFPNDPIQLGSSVQALPEDGSVPFLEGWKWLHTPGHTKGHISLFREADRVVLAGDAFITVKQESLFSVLTQEPILHGPPWYFTPDWEAAEDSVRRLADLKPAVAYTGHGWPMSGDVLTQGLELLARDFKTLGKPQSGRYVH from the coding sequence ATGCAACAGGAACAACCGCAATCTTTAGAGACATCGTCCGGGATGTTGGGGGAGAATCTCGTGCCGGACATCCTGTCGTTGACGTTGCAGATCGTGAATGTACAATTCATCGGGACGCCGGGAGAATCGAGTGACTGGGTGCTGATCGACGCCGGGATGCCGGGGTCGATGGAGCGGATCGTGGAAGTGGCGGAGCAGCGATTCGGGTCGAATCGTCCACCGAAGGCGATCATCCTGACGCACGGGCACTTTGACCATGTCGGGGCGTTTCCGGAGCTGTTGGAAAAATGGGATGTGCCCGTGTACGCACATCCCTTGGAAATTCCCTATCTGACGGGACGAGAAGAGTATCCGCCTCCCGATCCAACGGTCGGCGGCGGGCTTCTCGCAGGCATGTCGTTCCTGTTCCCGAACGACCCGATCCAACTGGGAAGCTCTGTACAAGCTCTGCCCGAAGACGGAAGCGTGCCGTTTCTCGAAGGTTGGAAGTGGCTCCACACGCCGGGTCACACCAAGGGACATATCTCACTGTTCCGTGAGGCAGACCGCGTGGTACTTGCTGGCGATGCGTTTATCACCGTGAAGCAAGAGTCGCTGTTCTCCGTCTTGACCCAAGAGCCGATCTTGCACGGGCCGCCGTGGTATTTCACCCCCGATTGGGAAGCGGCAGAGGATTCGGTGCGACGCTTGGCTGACTTGAAGCCCGCCGTTGCCTACACAGGACACGGGTGGCCGATGTCGGGCGACGTGCTGACACAGGGTCTGGAGTTGCTCGCACGCGACTTCAAAACCCTCGGCAAACCTCAAAGCGGACGCTACGTCCATTGA
- a CDS encoding S-layer homology domain-containing protein, producing MPTPIMGQPVATAFQLRNYLHQVNPSAPDYSSWYITIGRKYGVRGDIAFCQSILETNYWRFGGLVLPEQNNFAGIGAVGGTERGAVFPTPQAGIEAQIQHLYAYASSLPLPANTVQLDPRFTLVTRGVAPTWESLTGRWATGANYGEKILAIYNDLIATQGALNPPSQPSDNTGTTPATPTPPNTSVPVSQRFADVDPNAWYTPYVQRIVDLGVMRGESDNQFHPNDTATRAELAVALYNLYQSLNKPNQ from the coding sequence ATGCCCACTCCGATCATGGGTCAGCCGGTTGCGACCGCGTTCCAGTTGCGCAACTACCTGCACCAAGTCAATCCGAGTGCGCCAGACTACTCCTCATGGTACATCACCATCGGGCGTAAGTACGGCGTGCGCGGCGACATTGCGTTTTGCCAATCGATTTTGGAAACGAACTACTGGCGTTTCGGCGGGCTCGTCCTCCCCGAGCAGAACAACTTCGCGGGCATCGGTGCCGTTGGCGGTACAGAACGAGGAGCCGTGTTCCCGACTCCGCAAGCGGGCATCGAAGCGCAGATTCAACATCTCTACGCGTATGCCAGTTCCTTGCCGTTGCCGGCCAACACCGTGCAGCTCGATCCGCGATTCACGCTCGTCACGCGAGGCGTTGCTCCGACGTGGGAGTCCCTCACCGGCCGCTGGGCGACGGGTGCGAATTACGGAGAGAAAATTCTCGCCATCTACAACGACCTGATCGCAACCCAAGGCGCTTTGAACCCGCCGTCTCAGCCGTCCGATAACACAGGCACGACCCCGGCAACCCCGACGCCGCCGAATACTTCCGTTCCGGTCTCCCAACGATTCGCAGACGTCGACCCGAATGCTTGGTACACGCCTTATGTGCAACGCATCGTCGACCTCGGCGTCATGCGCGGGGAATCTGACAACCAGTTCCACCCCAACGACACCGCCACCCGCGCCGAGCTTGCCGTCGCCCTCTACAACCTCTACCAGAGTTTGAACAAACCGAACCAATAG